One stretch of Roseimicrobium sp. ORNL1 DNA includes these proteins:
- the rpmJ gene encoding 50S ribosomal protein L36, whose protein sequence is MRVRTSVKRLCESCRVIRRKGVVRIVCKNPRHKQRQG, encoded by the coding sequence ATGCGAGTAAGAACCTCAGTGAAGCGCTTGTGCGAGTCCTGCCGAGTCATTCGGCGGAAGGGAGTCGTGCGTATTGTATGCAAAAACCCGCGGCATAAGCAGCGGCAAGGTTAA
- a CDS encoding DUF3592 domain-containing protein has product MPSSPTPPQQSSSSALTLVMIFGLVVGAGVVFGGVALLWQVPAAWKEMREAWTETSGTVVASRVRNLEDSRQSTLHYVELEYQYVVDTARFAGASPAARQPAKDGDLAQATAIAQEYKPGHAVPVFYNPVDITASRLDAQGPNGLFWMGVFGGPLLIFSGLGLAGWSWSDWKAKRHATVRSS; this is encoded by the coding sequence GTGCCTTCCTCCCCCACCCCTCCCCAGCAATCCAGCAGCAGTGCCCTGACCCTTGTAATGATTTTTGGCCTCGTGGTGGGCGCCGGTGTGGTGTTCGGAGGAGTCGCTCTGCTCTGGCAGGTGCCAGCCGCTTGGAAGGAGATGCGAGAGGCGTGGACGGAAACTTCCGGCACCGTCGTGGCCTCGCGGGTGCGCAACTTGGAAGACTCCAGGCAGAGCACCCTGCATTACGTGGAGCTGGAGTATCAATATGTGGTGGATACAGCCCGCTTCGCCGGAGCCAGTCCTGCAGCCCGGCAACCGGCAAAGGACGGAGACCTCGCCCAGGCCACCGCCATCGCCCAGGAGTACAAGCCCGGCCATGCCGTGCCGGTCTTCTACAATCCCGTAGACATCACCGCCTCCCGCTTGGATGCGCAAGGACCCAATGGCCTCTTTTGGATGGGAGTGTTCGGCGGTCCGCTGCTGATCTTTAGCGGACTGGGCCTGGCCGGCTGGAGCTGGTCCGATTGGAAGGCCAAGCGCCATGCGACAGTCCGGTCGTCATAG